CCGTACAGACGGGCCGGAGAGCTGAGCGTCCCCAGTTCCTCCTCCAGGATGCTCTCGATGGGCCCCTCGTAGAGCGTGATGGGCCTCGTACTCATCTGGTTCGCATCGAGCGAGATCCAGGCCGAATCCCCGACGCTCATTCTCAGATACCTCATCACCTCGAGGGCCTTCGCCGGGCACTCTTCCGCCACCGGAGTTCCATCTGCTCGCAGCGCCACGTTACCCGGGAACGGAGATGGAGACGTGGCGCAACCTGCCGACATCAGAAGCACGAGGGAGGAGAGAAGGAAGGCCTCCGTCCTGGGCATCATGGGCATTGCTCGCTCCTACTCCTGCACCAGCCGGGGATCCAGCGAAACGGCCAACTGCTGGAGCCCGTCATCGCGGAAGATTTCCAAGACGAGACCCACCATGCCCTTCTCCGAAACGAACGCGCTCCTGTCCACCACGACGGCGAGACTTCCCGACGCTCCGGAGACGATCTCCGCCCGGTTCATCCGAAGGGCGAACGACCGGGCCGTGCGGGAGGTCGAATCGGAGGACACCCGAGCCTCCTTGAGTGTCCACGGCTTGTCTCGGTGTGTGTTGGCGAGCTGGACCACGACCGCCGCCTTGCCGTTTCCCTTCCCCGCGAAGATTTCGACCTTGAGGCCCATGTCCCCGTCACTGAGCTCGTAGAGATCCTTCCGTTTGAAGGGCACCTGCCGCACCTCACCATTGACCAGCAGCGTGGCGTAGGCGTGGTCGATCGAGTTCTCCTCCTTCTGGTAGCGCTCGACCTCTTCGCGCAGCTCCCGCTCGCTCTGGAGCGCGCGGTACAGGGAGGCAACCACCGCGTCGTAGTCCTCACGGCTGGCGAACACGTTGACCTGCTGGTCCACCTCACGGTTGCCATAGAACTGCTCGTGGGACGTCACGATGAATGGCAGCTCCGTCCCATCCACGAGCGTCACCCGGAGCAAGAACTGGTTGTCGCGGGTGAGGTCGCGCAAGGGATAGAGCAACACCCACCTGCCAGCGCACACCACGGGCTCGAAGTGCCCCTCCCACCCC
The sequence above is drawn from the Archangium gephyra genome and encodes:
- a CDS encoding DUF2381 family protein — protein: MRKKLLLRSTLLLVLASAVAVARGREPIERALILSEHPRSEAPRVYVGGRIATLLRLEKPCDPERTAMLGWEGHFEPVVCAGRWVLLYPLRDLTRDNQFLLRVTLVDGTELPFIVTSHEQFYGNREVDQQVNVFASREDYDAVVASLYRALQSERELREEVERYQKEENSIDHAYATLLVNGEVRQVPFKRKDLYELSDGDMGLKVEIFAGKGNGKAAVVVQLANTHRDKPWTLKEARVSSDSTSRTARSFALRMNRAEIVSGASGSLAVVVDRSAFVSEKGMVGLVLEIFRDDGLQQLAVSLDPRLVQE